The window TATTGTATATAAGACTTAATATTCGGTCATATTGTAACGGAATTGTGACGAAATTAAGATTCTCAAGGTTATAGATTTATGATATAATCCATTTGGTATATTACTAGGATAGCTGATCTTACCAATAAAAATAAAAAAAGATACTTGGTTTGTGTTAACTGTATTTGCCTGTATTCTATTGTGATGGAGTGGGCAATATACAATTAAGGGAGGATACTCATGATTTACTTGACGATGTTGCTGTGTTTTATCATTTCGGTCCTAATCACTCCTGTCGTGATAAAGTTAGCGTTTAAAATTGGTGCAACGGATAAACCGAATCAACGTAAGGTTCACCAGAAAATTATGCCTCGCCTTGGAGGTTTAGCGATATACATCAGTTTTGTATTCGGGGTATGGTTCTATCAGCCGCAATCGCCATTTACGATGGCCATTATGGTTGGAGCAACAATTATTATTATCACTGGTATCCTTGATGATATGTATGAAATTTCAGCTAAACTGAAGTTAGTGGGTCAGCTTGCCGCAGCGGGCGTTGTCGTAGCATGGGGCGGAGTACAGGTTGAGTTCATTAATCTTCCTTTCAGTGATGGTACCTTGCATTTTGGTTTTCTAAGTGTTCCAATCACGATCCTATGGATTGTCGGCATTACCAATGCCATTAATTTAATAGACGGACTAGACGGACTTGCAGCAGGTGTTTCTTCGATTGCGTTAATTACGATTTCTGGAATGGCGATCCTGTTCGGTAACCCATTTGTTGTGGTTATTGCCTCAATTGTGCTAGCAAGTACACTAGGATTTCTTGTTTTCAATTTCCACCCGGCAAAAATTTTCATGGGTGATACCGGAGCCTTGTTCTTAGGCTTCATGATTTCGGTCTTATCATTACTAGGATTTAAAACATCAGCTTTTATTTCCTTCATTATACCGATTATTATTTTAGGGGTTCCGATTTCCGATACATTCTTTGCGATTCTTCGCCGGATTGTGAATAAAAAGCCAATCATGGCACCGGATAAATCGCATTTACACCATTGTTTATTGGGACTTGGCTTTACACATAGACAAACCGTCCTATTAATTTATGCAATGGCAGCCTTTTTCGGATTAGTTGCGGTAATCCTATCACAAGCAAAGCTACTAGGCTCATTTGCTTTAATCATTACGCTATTAATCATTATCGAAGTGATAGCTGAAAAAATAGGATTGCTTGGTAAAAACTATCGACCATTATTAAAATTCATTCGCGGGATTCGATACCCAACGGTAAAGAACCGGTAATAGAGCATATAAAAAGGTGAGAGACTTCAAAAAGTTTCTCACCTTTTTTTGATGGGGTGACAGGCACCTTCCAAAAAATTGGTTGGTGCCTGTCACCCCATCAAATTTATATATCCTTTTCCATGTAAAGCACTTCGCCGGAACTGATTTCTCCTTGTCCATTCGTTAGCTCGATCATCCAATCGGTGAAGTTCTGGACACCAGCTTCTTCGACATAGGCTTCGATTTCAACGGCATCTAGATAGTGAATCTCTTTAATCTCGTAAATAGAGGAGCGCAATTCATTTTCGATTTTGCCAAGCCAGGTATAGTCAATTTTTGTCGACACCACCCTCATCAGCTTGCGTTCCACCACACCGGCAGCGTCGATGCCCTCAGAGGTTGCCTTTCCATAGGCGCGAATCAATCCGCCTGCGCCGAGCTTAATGCCGCCGAAATAGCGGGTAATCACGACGCAGGTGTCCTTTAGATGCTTCTTTTTTAACACCTCTAAAATAGGAACACCTGCTGTTCCGCTTGGTTCACCGTCGTCGTTGGCCTTTTGAATTTGGTCGTGCTCGCCAATCAGATAGGCTGAGCAGTTATGAGTGGCATTCCAATGCTCCTTCTTGATTCTTTGAATAAACTCCTGGGCCGCCTCCTCTGATTCAGCTCTCGTCACATGTGCAATGAAACGGGATTTTTGGATGACGATTTCATGCTCGCCATGACCTTCTTTTACCGTATAATACTGAGGTAACATAGTACCGCACCTTTCCTCT of the Bacillus tuaregi genome contains:
- a CDS encoding glycosyltransferase family 4 protein, whose translation is MIYLTMLLCFIISVLITPVVIKLAFKIGATDKPNQRKVHQKIMPRLGGLAIYISFVFGVWFYQPQSPFTMAIMVGATIIIITGILDDMYEISAKLKLVGQLAAAGVVVAWGGVQVEFINLPFSDGTLHFGFLSVPITILWIVGITNAINLIDGLDGLAAGVSSIALITISGMAILFGNPFVVVIASIVLASTLGFLVFNFHPAKIFMGDTGALFLGFMISVLSLLGFKTSAFISFIIPIIILGVPISDTFFAILRRIVNKKPIMAPDKSHLHHCLLGLGFTHRQTVLLIYAMAAFFGLVAVILSQAKLLGSFALIITLLIIIEVIAEKIGLLGKNYRPLLKFIRGIRYPTVKNR
- a CDS encoding YigZ family protein, which codes for MLPQYYTVKEGHGEHEIVIQKSRFIAHVTRAESEEAAQEFIQRIKKEHWNATHNCSAYLIGEHDQIQKANDDGEPSGTAGVPILEVLKKKHLKDTCVVITRYFGGIKLGAGGLIRAYGKATSEGIDAAGVVERKLMRVVSTKIDYTWLGKIENELRSSIYEIKEIHYLDAVEIEAYVEEAGVQNFTDWMIELTNGQGEISSGEVLYMEKDI